Proteins encoded by one window of Winogradskyella sp. PG-2:
- the ruvB gene encoding Holliday junction branch migration DNA helicase RuvB: protein MNENLNPSNDNFSPEEIDVEKKLRPLTFEDFTGQDQVLENLLVFVQAANLREEALDHTLFHGPPGLGKTTLAHILANELDVGIKVTSGPVLDKPGDLAGLLTNLEDRDVLFIDEIHRLSPIVEEYLYSAMEDYKIDIMIESGPNARTVQINLNPFTLVGATTRSGLLTAPMRARFGIQSRLQYYKTELLTTIVQRSASILNMPITMEAAIEIAGRSRGTPRIANALLRRVRDFAQIKGNGSIDIKIAKFALKALNVDAYGLDEMDNKILTTIIEKFKGGPVGISTIATAVSESTETIEEVYEPFLIQQGFIMRTPRGREVTDQAYRHLGKIKGPTQGGLF from the coding sequence ATGAACGAAAATTTGAATCCGTCCAACGATAACTTTAGCCCAGAAGAAATAGATGTTGAAAAGAAGTTAAGACCCTTAACCTTTGAAGACTTTACGGGACAGGATCAAGTATTGGAAAATTTACTGGTTTTTGTTCAAGCAGCTAATCTTAGAGAAGAAGCTTTAGATCATACTTTATTTCATGGTCCTCCTGGACTAGGTAAAACAACATTAGCGCACATTTTAGCAAACGAATTAGATGTTGGCATAAAAGTAACATCTGGACCAGTTTTAGATAAACCAGGAGACTTAGCTGGATTACTCACCAATCTCGAAGATAGAGATGTACTTTTTATAGATGAAATTCATCGTTTAAGCCCAATTGTAGAAGAGTATTTATATTCTGCAATGGAAGACTATAAAATTGATATTATGATTGAATCTGGCCCAAATGCCAGAACTGTTCAAATCAATTTAAACCCATTTACCTTGGTAGGTGCGACTACAAGATCTGGATTACTAACTGCTCCAATGCGAGCAAGATTTGGAATTCAGAGTCGACTACAATACTATAAAACAGAATTATTAACAACTATAGTGCAACGAAGTGCATCAATTTTGAATATGCCAATTACGATGGAGGCGGCAATTGAAATTGCAGGACGTAGTAGAGGGACACCAAGAATTGCAAATGCATTGTTGAGACGTGTTAGAGATTTTGCACAGATTAAGGGTAATGGTAGTATAGATATTAAGATTGCCAAATTTGCATTAAAAGCTTTGAATGTAGATGCTTATGGCTTAGATGAAATGGATAACAAGATTTTAACAACTATTATAGAAAAGTTTAAAGGCGGACCTGTTGGCATTAGTACTATTGCTACAGCAGTAAGTGAAAGTACAGAAACCATTGAAGAAGTATATGAACCTTTTTTAATTCAACAAGGTTTTATTATGCGTACACCTCGTGGGCGAGAAGTTACAGATCAGGCTTACAGACATTTAGGTAAAATAAAAGGACCTACTCAAGGAGGTTTGTTTTAG
- a CDS encoding cbb3-type cytochrome c oxidase subunit I: MSATVDTHDHDDHDVHHHKETFITKYIFSQDHKMIAKQYLITGVIIMGILGILMSLMMRMQIAWPEEPNVIFEVLLGKWAPDGVMDADIYLALVTIHGTLMVFFVLTAGLSGTFSNLLIPLQIGARDMASGFLNMISYWLFFLSCVIMILSFFVEFGPAAAGWTIYPPLSALPLAQGGSGMGMTLWLVSMAIFIASSLLGSLNYVVTVINLRTKGMSMTRLPLTIWAFFVTAVIGIISFPVLLSAALLLIMDRSFGTSFFLSDIFIQGEVLHYQGGSPVLFEHLFWFLGHPEVYIVLLPALGITSEIIATNSRKPIFGYRAMVASILAIAFLSTIVWGHHMFISGMNPFLGSVFTFTTLLIAIPSAVKAFNYITTLWKGNLQLNPAMLFSIGLVSTFITGGLTGIILGDSALDINVHDTYFVVAHFHLVMGISALYGVFAGIYHWFPRMYGRMMNKNLGYLHFWVTAIAAYGVFFPMHFIGMAGLPRRYYTNSNFPLFDDTANANVVITMFALLGGLVQLVFLYNFISSIFYGKKAPQNPWKSNTLEWTAPVKHIHGNWPGAIPHVYRWSYDYSKPGHDEDFVPQNVPMKEGEEELHH; the protein is encoded by the coding sequence ATGTCAGCAACAGTAGATACACACGATCACGACGATCACGACGTACATCATCATAAAGAAACTTTTATAACTAAATATATATTTAGTCAAGATCACAAAATGATTGCAAAGCAGTATTTAATTACTGGTGTAATTATTATGGGTATTCTTGGGATTTTAATGTCTCTAATGATGCGTATGCAAATTGCTTGGCCAGAAGAGCCAAATGTTATTTTTGAAGTACTATTAGGTAAGTGGGCACCAGATGGTGTTATGGATGCTGATATTTATTTGGCATTAGTGACTATACATGGTACGTTGATGGTATTTTTTGTTCTTACTGCTGGACTTAGTGGTACCTTTAGTAACCTGTTAATTCCTTTACAGATTGGTGCGCGTGATATGGCATCAGGATTTCTTAATATGATTTCTTATTGGTTGTTCTTCTTATCATGTGTTATAATGATACTCTCATTTTTTGTTGAGTTTGGACCTGCTGCTGCTGGTTGGACAATTTATCCGCCTTTATCGGCATTACCATTGGCTCAAGGAGGTTCAGGTATGGGTATGACTTTATGGTTAGTATCTATGGCAATATTTATTGCGTCATCTTTATTAGGTTCATTGAATTATGTAGTTACAGTTATTAATTTACGTACAAAAGGTATGTCAATGACAAGGTTACCTTTAACAATTTGGGCATTCTTTGTAACTGCGGTAATTGGTATAATCTCATTCCCAGTGTTATTATCGGCTGCATTGTTATTAATAATGGATAGAAGTTTTGGAACATCTTTCTTTTTATCGGATATATTTATTCAAGGTGAAGTATTGCATTATCAAGGAGGTTCACCAGTATTATTTGAGCACTTGTTTTGGTTTTTAGGCCATCCAGAAGTTTATATCGTATTATTGCCAGCTCTAGGAATTACTTCTGAAATTATTGCGACTAACTCACGTAAGCCTATCTTTGGATATCGTGCTATGGTTGCTTCTATTTTAGCAATTGCTTTCTTATCTACAATTGTTTGGGGACACCATATGTTTATATCTGGTATGAATCCATTCTTAGGTTCAGTGTTTACATTTACGACTCTATTGATAGCAATCCCTTCGGCAGTAAAAGCCTTTAATTATATTACCACACTCTGGAAAGGTAATTTGCAGTTGAACCCGGCTATGCTGTTTTCAATTGGATTAGTTTCTACTTTTATAACAGGAGGATTAACGGGTATTATTCTTGGTGATAGTGCATTAGATATTAATGTGCATGATACATATTTTGTAGTTGCGCACTTTCACTTGGTTATGGGTATTTCTGCATTATATGGTGTATTTGCTGGTATTTACCATTGGTTCCCAAGAATGTATGGTCGAATGATGAATAAGAATTTAGGGTATCTGCACTTTTGGGTTACAGCTATCGCTGCATACGGTGTGTTTTTCCCAATGCATTTTATAGGCATGGCGGGTTTACCACGACGTTATTATACTAACTCTAATTTCCCATTATTTGATGATACTGCGAATGCTAATGTTGTGATTACAATGTTTGCTTTACTTGGAGGTCTTGTACAGTTAGTTTTCCTATACAACTTTATAAGTAGTATTTTCTATGGAAAGAAAGCGCCACAAAACCCATGGAAATCCAATACATTAGAATGGACAGCACCAGTAAAGCATATACATGGTAACTGGCCGGGTGCAATACCTCATGTATATCGTTGGTCTTATGATTATAGTAAACCAGGACATGATGAAGACTTTGTGCCTCAAAATGTTCCCATGAAAGAAGGCGAAGAAGAATTGCATCATTAG
- a CDS encoding cytochrome c oxidase subunit II, with protein sequence MTALLTIIILLFVAVALWQMVKIFDLAQVGASNTQVADDNDNRLNGYLMMGFLVFIYAITIASFWYLGDLPLVSNAASEHGPELDTLMVISMIIIFIVQTVTQFLLHYFAFKYKGEKGRKALFYADNNTLEFIWTIIPVIVLAGLIIWGLFTWNDIMNVDQDDDPMVIELYAQQFNWKARYGGGDNVLGKANVRLIDLDKNNILGVSEDDPNAKDDVIVTELHLPVGRPILFKMRSQDVLHSAYMPHFRAQMNCVPGMVTQFGFTPTITTEEMRQNPDIIDKVQNINSIRIEKSKELTAKGEEGLEPYTFDYLLLCNKICGKSHYNMQMKIIVETQEEFDTWIAEQKNFANSLN encoded by the coding sequence ATGACTGCTTTATTAACGATTATAATTTTACTCTTTGTAGCTGTTGCCTTATGGCAGATGGTAAAGATTTTTGATTTAGCTCAGGTTGGTGCATCAAATACGCAAGTTGCTGATGATAATGACAACAGGTTAAATGGTTATTTAATGATGGGATTCTTGGTATTCATTTATGCCATAACTATTGCTAGTTTTTGGTATTTAGGTGATTTGCCATTAGTGTCTAATGCGGCATCTGAACATGGTCCAGAATTAGATACTCTTATGGTTATTTCCATGATAATCATATTTATAGTTCAGACTGTGACCCAATTTTTATTGCATTATTTTGCCTTTAAATATAAAGGTGAGAAAGGTAGAAAAGCCTTGTTTTATGCAGATAACAATACGTTAGAATTTATTTGGACTATTATTCCTGTAATTGTTTTAGCTGGTTTAATTATCTGGGGACTATTTACTTGGAATGACATTATGAATGTAGACCAAGATGATGATCCAATGGTCATTGAGTTATATGCACAACAATTTAATTGGAAAGCCAGATATGGTGGTGGTGATAATGTATTAGGTAAAGCTAATGTAAGATTAATAGATCTAGATAAGAATAATATTTTGGGGGTTTCGGAAGATGACCCAAATGCAAAAGATGATGTAATTGTAACAGAGTTACATTTACCTGTAGGTAGACCAATCTTATTCAAAATGAGATCTCAAGATGTATTGCACTCAGCCTATATGCCTCACTTTAGAGCACAGATGAATTGTGTACCTGGAATGGTTACACAATTTGGTTTTACACCGACAATTACAACAGAAGAAATGCGTCAGAATCCTGATATAATTGATAAAGTTCAGAATATTAATTCAATCAGAATTGAAAAGAGTAAGGAATTAACAGCCAAAGGAGAAGAAGGCTTAGAACCTTACACATTTGACTACCTATTATTATGTAATAAAATTTGCGGAAAGTCACACTATAATATGCAAATGAAGATTATTGTAGAGACGCAAGAAGAATTTGATACTTGGATAGCGGAGCAAAAAAACTTTGCTAACTCATTAAACTAA
- a CDS encoding c-type cytochrome — protein MKIALKYIVVLVLLVSITSCQKNSRPNYQYMPNMYEPIGYEAYQESDAFPGGVEAQLPAEGSIPRGDFMPYEIDNTNEGYDLAKGTLKSPLKANEVDYEEGKVLYDIYCGICHGNKGNGQGKLVQREKILGVPSYDDAGRAITTGSIYHVIYYGKNTMGSYANQLNETERWQVVAYVEKLKADLEK, from the coding sequence ATGAAAATAGCATTAAAATATATCGTAGTGTTAGTACTATTGGTAAGTATTACGTCTTGCCAGAAGAATTCTAGACCAAACTATCAGTATATGCCTAATATGTACGAACCGATCGGCTATGAAGCGTATCAAGAATCCGATGCCTTTCCTGGTGGAGTAGAAGCTCAATTACCTGCTGAAGGTTCAATTCCAAGAGGTGATTTTATGCCTTATGAAATTGATAACACTAATGAAGGTTATGATTTGGCTAAAGGCACTTTAAAAAGTCCATTAAAAGCTAATGAAGTTGATTATGAAGAAGGAAAAGTATTATATGATATATATTGTGGTATATGTCATGGGAATAAAGGTAATGGTCAAGGTAAATTAGTTCAACGCGAAAAAATATTAGGTGTGCCTAGTTATGATGATGCTGGTAGGGCAATTACAACAGGTAGTATTTACCATGTCATTTATTATGGTAAAAATACTATGGGTTCTTATGCTAACCAATTAAATGAGACTGAACGTTGGCAAGTTGTTGCTTATGTTGAAAAACTAAAAGCAGATTTAGAAAAATAA
- a CDS encoding DUF3341 domain-containing protein has protein sequence MEASKVIHAIYTDDDVLMSAVKKVKAEKHHIEEIYTPFPVHGLDKAMGLAPTRIAITAFMYGCVGLTVAIVMMNFIMIKDWPQDIGGKPSFSYLENMPAFVPIMFELTVFFAAHLMVITFYLRSRMWPFKNAENPDPRTTDDHFLMEIAIHDNEDSLAALLQETGAVEINIVDKDEDAH, from the coding sequence ATGGAAGCTTCGAAAGTAATTCATGCTATTTATACAGATGATGATGTATTAATGTCAGCCGTTAAAAAGGTGAAGGCAGAAAAGCATCATATTGAAGAGATATATACACCTTTTCCGGTTCACGGACTAGATAAGGCAATGGGATTAGCACCAACACGTATTGCAATTACTGCATTTATGTACGGTTGTGTTGGTTTAACAGTTGCAATTGTAATGATGAATTTTATAATGATTAAAGATTGGCCACAAGATATTGGTGGTAAACCAAGCTTTAGTTATTTAGAGAATATGCCAGCTTTTGTACCAATTATGTTTGAGCTTACTGTATTTTTTGCAGCGCACTTAATGGTAATTACGTTTTATTTAAGAAGTAGAATGTGGCCATTTAAAAATGCTGAGAATCCAGATCCAAGAACAACAGATGATCATTTCTTAATGGAAATTGCTATACACGATAATGAAGATTCATTAGCGGCATTATTGCAAGAGACAGGAGCTGTTGAGATAAATATTGTAGATAAAGATGAAGATGCACATTAA
- the nrfD gene encoding NrfD/PsrC family molybdoenzyme membrane anchor subunit, with protein sequence MASHYEAPIRRPLVTGEKSYHDVTVDVARPVEGKANRAWWIVFSIALVAFLWGIGCIIYTISTGIGVWGLNKTVNWAWDITNFVWWVGIGHAGTLISAVLLLFRQKWRMAINRSAEAMTIFSVVQAGLFPIIHMGRPWLAYWVLPIPNQFGSLWVNFNSPLLWDVFAISTYLSVSLVFWWTGLLPDFAMIRDRAVRPFQKKIYSLLSFGWSGRAKDWQRFEEVSLVLAGLATPLVLSVHTIVSFDFATSVIPGWHTTIFPPYFVAGAIFSGFAMVNTLLIIMRKVCNLEDYITVQHIELMNIVIMLTGSIVGVAYITELFIAWYSGVEYEQYAFLNRATGPYWWAYWSMMCCNVFSPQFMWFKKLRTSIMFSFFISIVVNIGMWFERFVIIVTSLHRDYLPSSWSMFSPTFVDIGIFIGTIGFFFVLFLLYSRTFPVIAQAEVKTILKSSGERYKNIRERGDSLVGTGADARTSNLVVSNASPKKIEASTTEDNSEKVNSLLGSIGTFDASTETADDLKKISGVGPKMEDVLNSIGIYTFLQVSKMTKKEYDLLDSITGSFPGRAERDDWSGQAKNLLNN encoded by the coding sequence ATGGCGTCTCATTACGAAGCACCTATTAGAAGACCTTTAGTAACAGGAGAAAAATCGTATCACGATGTTACTGTTGATGTAGCTAGACCTGTAGAAGGTAAGGCCAACAGAGCATGGTGGATTGTTTTCAGCATTGCATTGGTAGCATTCCTTTGGGGAATAGGTTGTATTATTTATACCATTTCAACTGGTATTGGAGTTTGGGGTCTTAATAAGACTGTAAACTGGGCTTGGGATATTACTAACTTCGTTTGGTGGGTTGGTATTGGTCACGCAGGAACACTGATTTCTGCAGTACTTTTACTTTTCCGACAAAAATGGAGAATGGCAATTAACCGTTCAGCAGAAGCTATGACAATTTTCTCAGTAGTACAAGCTGGTTTATTCCCAATTATTCATATGGGTCGTCCTTGGTTAGCGTATTGGGTATTACCAATTCCAAATCAATTTGGGTCCTTATGGGTTAACTTTAACTCACCACTGCTTTGGGATGTATTTGCGATTTCTACATATTTATCAGTTTCATTAGTATTCTGGTGGACAGGTTTATTACCAGATTTCGCTATGATTAGAGATAGAGCTGTAAGACCATTTCAAAAGAAAATATATTCTTTATTAAGTTTTGGTTGGTCAGGAAGAGCAAAAGACTGGCAACGTTTCGAAGAAGTATCATTGGTACTTGCTGGTTTAGCAACACCTTTAGTACTTTCTGTACACACAATTGTATCGTTTGATTTCGCCACATCCGTTATTCCAGGTTGGCACACCACGATTTTCCCACCTTACTTCGTTGCAGGTGCGATTTTCTCGGGATTTGCTATGGTAAATACACTTCTTATTATCATGAGAAAAGTGTGTAACCTTGAAGACTATATTACTGTTCAACATATAGAATTAATGAATATTGTCATAATGCTTACAGGTTCTATTGTAGGTGTGGCATATATCACAGAGTTATTTATAGCTTGGTATTCAGGTGTTGAGTACGAACAATATGCATTTTTAAACAGAGCAACAGGACCATACTGGTGGGCTTATTGGTCAATGATGTGTTGTAACGTATTCTCTCCTCAGTTTATGTGGTTTAAGAAATTAAGAACAAGTATTATGTTCTCATTCTTTATCTCTATTGTTGTGAATATTGGTATGTGGTTTGAACGTTTTGTAATTATTGTAACCTCATTACATAGAGATTATTTACCATCATCTTGGTCTATGTTCTCTCCAACGTTTGTTGATATTGGAATCTTTATCGGAACAATAGGTTTCTTCTTTGTATTATTTTTATTGTACTCACGTACATTCCCAGTAATTGCACAAGCAGAGGTAAAAACCATTTTAAAATCATCTGGTGAGCGTTACAAAAACATCAGAGAGCGTGGTGATAGCTTAGTAGGTACGGGTGCTGATGCAAGAACTTCTAATTTAGTTGTGAGTAACGCATCTCCAAAGAAAATTGAAGCATCAACAACTGAAGATAATTCAGAAAAAGTAAATAGTCTTTTAGGAAGTATAGGAACATTTGATGCCTCTACAGAGACTGCTGATGATTTAAAGAAAATCAGTGGTGTTGGACCTAAAATGGAAGACGTACTTAATAGTATTGGTATTTATACCTTCCTTCAGGTAAGTAAGATGACTAAAAAAGAATACGACTTGTTAGATTCAATTACAGGTTCTTTCCCAGGAAGAGCAGAACGTGATGATTGGTCAGGGCAAGCTAAAAATTTATTAAACAACTAA
- a CDS encoding TAT-variant-translocated molybdopterin oxidoreductase, with product MSSNKKYWKSVEELNENSSIVEALQQNEFVEEIPTDEFLGDKETLESSSTSRRDFLKYVGFSTAAASLAACEGPVIKSIPYVNQPTEIIPGVANYYATTIADGYDFASVLVKTREGRPIKIENNTDAATNGVANARVNASVLGLYDNLRVKRPMKGEDAISWETFISETSSALNGLSDDKSIVFLTQTFPSPSTNKLIADFKVKYGNVNHVVYDAVSESATLDAYEAKYGTRGMANYDFSKAKTIVSVGADFLGDWQGGGFDSGYATKRIPDHGKMSRHIQFESNMSLSGANADKRVPLTPTQQKLALVKLYSEITGNSASGAKLPEGLDAAVKAAAKEISLAGSNAVVVTGIQDVNAQTIVLEINAYLNSKAFDPKTTIKTRQGSDKSVIQLVADMKAGKVGAIIMNGVNPMYTLPNVSDFAEGLAKTDLSVAFSMKHDETSTNCQYIAAVPHYLESWGDVELKSGHYSMMQPTIRQFFDTKQFQEVLMAWNGATGSYRDFLKSYWTSNILNGTSFNKAVQDGIFVSGSAGNGGAGASTSETTTTELKDKKDRTFVGGIIHDVAVGVGIKDEDKDEYVTNTTSTTVGGSAGGSVSALSGGNAARALATSAKGGAMELSLYTKTGLGDGKQANNPWLQEFPDPITRTSWDNYVTVSKADADEMSLVNENVANGGLNGSYVDVTVNGVTVPNVPVIIQPGQAKGSVGMAFGYGRKDGLKAEMQTGVNAYPLYQNFNTAQDVSLSKVGGSHEFACVQLHNTLMGRGDIIKETSLEIFNTKDKEYWNAIPKVSLNHIETPVTSPDVDLWDSFDRSVGHHFNLSIDLNACTGCGACVIACHAENNVPVVGKTEMRRSRDMHWLRIDRYYSSEDSFEGDNEKKDNISGLGSSLSEFGEMEDPADNPQVAFQPVMCQHCNHAPCETVCPVAATAHGRQGQNHMAYNRCVGTRYCANNCPYKVRRFNWFLYNKNDEFDYYMNDDLGRMVLNPDVVVRSRGVMEKCSMCIQKTQKTILDAKRDGREVKDGEFQTACSAACGNGAMVFGDVNDKHSKIAELKEDDRMYHLLESVGTKPNVIYQTKVRNTSKA from the coding sequence ATGTCATCAAACAAGAAATACTGGAAAAGTGTTGAAGAACTAAACGAAAATAGTTCTATTGTTGAGGCGCTACAACAAAACGAATTTGTGGAAGAAATTCCAACAGATGAGTTTTTGGGTGATAAAGAAACTTTAGAGTCGTCATCTACATCGCGTCGTGATTTCTTAAAATACGTCGGTTTTAGTACAGCTGCTGCATCTTTAGCAGCATGTGAAGGACCAGTAATTAAGTCTATCCCTTATGTAAATCAACCTACGGAAATTATTCCAGGTGTTGCTAACTATTATGCAACAACGATTGCAGATGGATATGATTTTGCTAGTGTTTTAGTAAAGACAAGAGAAGGAAGACCTATTAAAATTGAAAATAATACTGATGCAGCTACTAATGGTGTTGCAAACGCAAGAGTTAATGCGTCGGTTTTAGGATTGTATGACAACCTAAGAGTGAAGAGACCTATGAAGGGTGAGGATGCAATCTCATGGGAAACCTTTATCTCTGAAACTTCTTCAGCATTAAATGGTCTTAGCGATGACAAATCAATAGTGTTTTTAACACAGACATTTCCAAGTCCATCTACAAATAAATTAATTGCAGATTTTAAAGTTAAGTATGGTAATGTAAATCATGTTGTCTATGATGCTGTGTCTGAATCTGCAACATTAGATGCATACGAAGCTAAGTATGGTACAAGAGGAATGGCTAATTACGATTTCTCGAAAGCAAAAACTATTGTTTCTGTTGGAGCTGATTTCTTAGGAGATTGGCAAGGTGGAGGTTTTGATTCGGGTTATGCTACTAAGCGTATTCCAGATCATGGGAAAATGTCTAGACATATTCAGTTTGAATCTAATATGTCGTTATCTGGCGCAAATGCAGATAAGCGTGTACCATTAACTCCAACTCAGCAAAAATTAGCTCTAGTTAAATTATACAGTGAAATTACCGGCAATTCTGCTAGTGGTGCTAAACTTCCGGAAGGATTAGATGCAGCAGTTAAAGCAGCAGCTAAAGAAATTAGTTTGGCAGGAAGTAATGCAGTTGTCGTTACAGGTATTCAAGATGTAAATGCGCAAACGATAGTTTTAGAAATTAATGCATACTTAAATAGTAAAGCATTTGACCCTAAAACAACAATAAAAACAAGACAAGGAAGCGATAAATCAGTAATACAATTAGTTGCTGATATGAAAGCGGGTAAAGTTGGTGCCATCATTATGAATGGTGTAAATCCAATGTATACATTACCTAATGTATCAGATTTTGCTGAAGGTCTTGCAAAAACAGATTTGTCAGTAGCGTTCTCAATGAAACATGATGAGACGTCAACGAATTGCCAATATATCGCAGCAGTGCCTCATTATTTAGAATCTTGGGGAGATGTTGAGTTAAAGTCAGGTCATTATTCAATGATGCAACCAACCATTCGTCAATTTTTTGATACTAAACAGTTTCAAGAGGTATTAATGGCATGGAATGGTGCTACGGGTTCATACAGAGATTTCTTAAAGTCTTACTGGACTAGCAATATCTTAAATGGTACGTCATTTAATAAAGCAGTACAAGATGGTATTTTTGTTTCTGGCTCAGCAGGAAATGGTGGAGCAGGTGCTTCAACGAGTGAAACCACAACCACAGAATTAAAAGATAAAAAAGATAGAACTTTTGTAGGAGGCATTATTCACGATGTTGCTGTAGGAGTTGGTATTAAAGATGAAGATAAAGACGAGTACGTAACAAACACAACATCAACTACAGTCGGTGGTAGTGCAGGCGGTTCGGTTTCAGCTTTGTCGGGTGGAAATGCAGCTAGAGCTTTAGCAACTTCTGCTAAAGGAGGTGCTATGGAATTGTCGCTCTATACTAAAACTGGTTTAGGTGATGGTAAACAAGCTAACAATCCATGGTTACAAGAATTTCCAGATCCTATAACAAGAACATCTTGGGATAACTACGTTACTGTATCAAAAGCTGATGCTGATGAAATGAGCTTAGTGAACGAGAATGTTGCTAATGGTGGATTAAATGGTAGTTATGTAGATGTTACAGTAAATGGTGTAACGGTTCCTAATGTACCAGTGATTATTCAACCAGGACAAGCTAAAGGTTCTGTTGGTATGGCATTTGGTTATGGTAGAAAAGATGGATTAAAAGCTGAAATGCAGACGGGTGTTAATGCTTATCCATTATACCAAAACTTTAATACAGCACAAGATGTTTCTCTAAGTAAAGTTGGTGGTTCACATGAGTTTGCTTGTGTACAATTACATAATACGTTAATGGGTCGTGGAGACATCATTAAAGAGACAAGCTTAGAAATATTTAATACAAAAGATAAAGAATACTGGAATGCAATTCCTAAAGTATCGCTTAATCATATAGAAACTCCTGTAACATCTCCAGATGTAGATTTATGGGACTCATTTGATCGTTCAGTTGGTCATCACTTTAATTTATCAATCGACTTAAACGCTTGTACAGGATGTGGAGCATGTGTTATTGCATGTCACGCTGAAAACAATGTTCCTGTAGTTGGGAAAACTGAAATGAGACGTAGTAGAGATATGCATTGGTTGCGTATTGATAGATACTATTCTTCAGAAGATTCATTTGAAGGTGATAATGAAAAGAAAGATAATATTTCAGGTTTAGGTAGTTCATTAAGTGAGTTTGGTGAGATGGAAGATCCTGCTGATAATCCTCAGGTTGCTTTTCAGCCAGTTATGTGTCAGCATTGTAACCATGCTCCTTGTGAAACAGTTTGTCCTGTTGCAGCAACAGCTCATGGTCGTCAAGGTCAAAACCATATGGCATATAACCGTTGTGTAGGTACACGTTACTGTGCTAACAACTGTCCTTATAAAGTGCGTCGTTTTAACTGGTTCTTATACAACAAGAATGATGAGTTTGATTACTACATGAATGATGATTTAGGACGTATGGTATTAAATCCAGATGTTGTTGTACGTTCTCGTGGTGTGATGGAAAAATGTTCTATGTGTATTCAAAAAACACAAAAAACAATTCTAGATGCTAAGCGCGATGGTAGAGAGGTTAAAGATGGTGAATTCCAAACAGCTTGTTCTGCAGCATGTGGAAACGGAGCAATGGTATTCGGTGATGTAAATGATAAGCATAGTAAGATTGCAGAATTAAAAGAAGATGATCGTATGTATCACTTGTTAGAAAGCGTTGGAACAAAACCAAACGTGATTTATCAAACAAAAGTGAGAAACACATCAAAAGCATAA